ACTCCCCTAATTGAAGTGTTCCTCCTGTAGGTGGAGGAACCCAGCCCTGGGTGATAATTTCCTGATTCAGGTGATCCTCATTTGGAtactccctggcttcagcctccctcTAGGGGCAGAGTGTGGGCCTCCTGTAAGTAGAGGTGAATGGACAGGGATTTGCTTGAAGGGCTGAGAGTAGAGGTGGGCAGCACTTTAGAGGTAGAAGGCAACTTAGAGGCGGAAGGGCCAGGGCTGCTCTGGCTGTGTCCAGGGCCCCTGTCCTCAGTAGGGACTTGCATCACTCTCCACATATGTGGTCTCCGCTTTGACTGGGTAGCTCCAAGCAATTGCTGTTTTCTGACCTTTGGGAGCCAGGACCCACCTCTGCCCCTGTCTCCCATCCTTAGCTTACCAAGCAGTGCAACAGACTGGGCTCTGGGTTCGAATGTGAGGACTTTGGTTGAGTCAGTTCACCTTTTTCAGCCTCAGAgccctcatctataaagtggggataatgTTTATACCTACCTTACTGGGTTTTGTGAGCATGAAGCTTGGTGCTTGAATGATAAGGAATGCTCAGTAAGTTCtacaatttagttattttttttttagcatcttcTAGAGCAAAACCCTGTGATGGTCCCTTACAAATAGCCAGTTTCTGTAGGCTCAGCTTGTTTCTCTTCTGTGGACAACTGGTGTGGTCAGTTGTCCAGTCACCAGAGTTTGTGCAGCACTACCATGGCTGTGAGTGTGACCTGGAAAGTGCACCCTGTGACCATCCCTGACACCCATACCTACGTTATTTTCTAGGACTTGTGCCCTGGGGCTGCCTGGCATCTGGGGGCCTCCTCAGAGCCAGGGCTCTTTCTGGTTGAGGCTGAGACTCACTGGTGTCATCAGGCCCCTCCATGAATGAGACAAACGAAAGTGAGTGACAGTGGGAggatgatgggggtggggggcttcCCCTTAgaggctggggttgggggaaggaccCTACCCGCACTCCTGTTGGTTTCTCCAGGGAGCCCCCTCTGGGGCCCACCTATAATGCTGTCCCTTTCTCTGCAGCACTTGGGGGGCCCTCGGAGCTCCCCACAGCATCTGCTGTGTCCCCTGGCCCAGGCACTGGGGCTCGGGCGTGGCCTGTGCTGGTAGGATTTGTGCTGGGAGCTGTGGTCCTCTCGCTCCTCATCGCACTTGCTGCCAAATGCCACCTCTGCCGCCGATACCATGCCAGCTACCGGCACCGCCCACTGCCTGGGACAGGAAGGGGGGGCCGCCCACAGGTGGCtgaagatgaggatgatgatggctTCATCGAGGACAATTACATTCAGCCTGGGACTGGCGAGCTGGGGACAGAGGGTAGCAGGGACCACTTCTCCCTCTGAGCTCCCATCTTTGGaccctccccatcccctccaTGCCTGACAGCTTAAGGACAGTGGTTATGACACGGGGGTTCCTCGAACCTCAGGGACAGAGGTGGCTGCGGCTTAAAGGTTGGTCAGGGATGGAGTAAACCTCACTTCCCTGACACTAGCCAGCAAAGTGACAATGACCCTCTCTTGCTCAATAACTCTCAATGGTTCCCTGCTGTTCTCAGGATAAAGCCAAACAAAGGCTTGAGTGTGGACATAAGGCCCTCTGTGATCATGCCTCCGGGCCTCttggtttcttttcttgccttcccCTACTTTACTCTCCAACTAAATGTTATTCTCCCTCCCACCACTTCCCATGCAGTTTCTCCAGGCACCTTGGCTCACATTG
The genomic region above belongs to Piliocolobus tephrosceles isolate RC106 chromosome 1, ASM277652v3, whole genome shotgun sequence and contains:
- the C1H1orf210 gene encoding type III endosome membrane protein TEMP, translating into MNETNETLGGPSELPTASAVSPGPGTGARAWPVLVGFVLGAVVLSLLIALAAKCHLCRRYHASYRHRPLPGTGRGGRPQVAEDEDDDGFIEDNYIQPGTGELGTEGSRDHFSL